ACCGCGTTCTTCCTTGCTATTGCATGGGCGGCCCTAGACCTCGCTACAGACATCCGAGCCGCCGAGCGATTCATCGCTGCGATCGAGCCGTTTTCGAATATCAGGACGGCGATTGATGTGATCGCGCAGTCGGGACCATCGACCACCGTTAATATTTCAATCGTCCGGTAACCGAAGATTACCCTGAACAGGATCTTCCGCGATCTAAGGCAAGCGGTTACCTTGGACTCGGCAGACTTAAGCCTCATTTCACAAAGATTCCGACCACTTCAGGCACTGAGGACAGACGATTGGGCACGTATAAGTCAACGCTTCCTACGCACATACCCGTGAGCGTCCGACGCGTCCAATGCAATGCAAGAACCTATCAGGCCAGCGGTCTATTGGCTTGCAATTTGCGCCGTCTACACTTTACAGCCTGCCTTGACAAAGCTTTAGCCCAGCCAAATATTCAGGAGTTAGGTGACGGATGGACTTGAGAACAGGCAGTTGACAGCGGCAAAGTGGTTCTGCCGAACATGATCAATCAGACATGGACGACCCCGTCGGAAAAGCTCTCGGCCGTCTATTGGCAAAATGATATGCAAAAATCGAAACGCTGGAAGATGCTATTAGGCGGCCTCGCCTTGATGGCAGCTTTAACCTACGGATACCAGAGCATGACGAGCGGTTGGGAAACGATTGCGACATCTTTTGCGAAAGGCGATAGGCCCTACGGTGGTGGGGAGTTCCGTATTCGTGGGAGTCAGGTGATCAGTCTAAAGCTTGCTGACCCACAAATTACGTTTAAGCCGGCGAGTGAATCGAAAGATCCTGATGTAGCGGAGCCAACCGAAGCATGGATGAACGACTCCGGTGAGCGCATAAACCGGTCGACCGTGAACTTCTTGCAGGGGACTATCGACGCCGGGGTAAAACGTACATTCCAGCAACTAGGTCAGGATGCCGCCTGGTGGTATTCGAAAGACTGGCGCACGGTATATGTCAGTACAGGATGGATGGACTACAAATCGCCCAATTCATCGGACGGACTAACACCGCAAATTTCCAAACTCTGGCGTTCAAGCGATGGCGGCCAGAACTGGGTGCAATTGAACTGGCAGGAAGACCACAACATCGGACAGTTGCTGTTCCTTGACCCGCAGCGCGGTTACGCAATCGGATGGGGACCTCACGTATGGCGCACGGCCGATGGCGGGCAGTCGTGGCAAGAAATTAAGGTGCCGCCTCTCGCAAACATCGGCAAGCCCCGCAAAACGTTTGACGCGGTGAACCTTGGGCCGGACGGCTTGCTACACGTTGCCTACTACGTGGACAAGCTCGGTGAAATCCAGACTTCAAGTCTTGTCTATCGGCTGGCCTGGAACCAGCAGGATTTCGAGCCCGAGGCCGTGTTGCCCCAGCAAACCGTCGTCGATCTGCAATCATCACCGGATTCGGCCGGCAGCTATTCGCTCTACGCACTATCGCGTCTTGGTGCTCCGCGTAACTGGGACGATCCTGCGGACAAAGGGCATCGCATCGGCGCTGTTTCAACCTGGAAGAACGCTCCGAGACCGGAGGTTCAGCAATTACATACTTTCGACGACAAGTTGATGCTCGATGGCCTTAGCGTCGGCAAGCAAGGCGTTCTGCTTGTCTATGTCACAGATGCATCGGGCGATGGCGCACCACGTGATCTCACCTTTATCAGCAGCGATTCTGGGCAGGCTTGGAAGCAGTTAGACGAGGGAGCCGCTCAGGGAGACTACTTCGACCCCGAGACCAATACGCAATATGCGCTGTTCGCTTATACGCTGAAAAAACGCAAACTCTAGTCGTTTCGCTTTATGGAAATTGGCGTATCAGCGGGCTCAGCG
This genomic stretch from Paraburkholderia bryophila harbors:
- a CDS encoding glycosyl hydrolase, which produces MTSGWETIATSFAKGDRPYGGGEFRIRGSQVISLKLADPQITFKPASESKDPDVAEPTEAWMNDSGERINRSTVNFLQGTIDAGVKRTFQQLGQDAAWWYSKDWRTVYVSTGWMDYKSPNSSDGLTPQISKLWRSSDGGQNWVQLNWQEDHNIGQLLFLDPQRGYAIGWGPHVWRTADGGQSWQEIKVPPLANIGKPRKTFDAVNLGPDGLLHVAYYVDKLGEIQTSSLVYRLAWNQQDFEPEAVLPQQTVVDLQSSPDSAGSYSLYALSRLGAPRNWDDPADKGHRIGAVSTWKNAPRPEVQQLHTFDDKLMLDGLSVGKQGVLLVYVTDASGDGAPRDLTFISSDSGQAWKQLDEGAAQGDYFDPETNTQYALFAYTLKKRKL